The Flavobacteriales bacterium genome includes a region encoding these proteins:
- the fsa gene encoding fructose-6-phosphate aldolase, translating to MKFFIDTANLDQIAEAQDLGILDGVTTNPSLMAKEGIVGEANIRKHYKDICKIVDGDVSAEVISTTFEEMIKEGESLANIDDKIVVKVPMIKDGIKAIRWFTDNGISTNCTLVFSAGQAILAAKAGATYLSPFIGRVDDISWDGMELIQQIANIYALQGFSTEILAASIRNPLHIVKAAEAGADVCTCPLSSILGLLKHPLTDIGLEQFLADYKKSGN from the coding sequence ATGAAGTTTTTTATTGATACCGCCAATTTAGATCAAATAGCCGAAGCACAAGATTTAGGAATTTTAGACGGAGTGACCACCAACCCAAGCCTGATGGCAAAAGAGGGTATAGTGGGGGAGGCAAATATTCGTAAACACTACAAAGACATTTGCAAAATTGTGGATGGAGATGTGAGTGCAGAAGTTATTAGCACCACGTTTGAAGAAATGATAAAAGAGGGCGAATCGTTGGCCAACATTGATGATAAAATAGTGGTGAAAGTGCCCATGATAAAAGATGGTATCAAGGCCATTCGCTGGTTTACCGATAATGGAATAAGCACCAATTGCACCTTAGTTTTTTCGGCGGGTCAGGCCATATTGGCTGCCAAAGCCGGAGCCACCTATTTGTCTCCGTTTATAGGCCGAGTAGATGATATTAGCTGGGATGGTATGGAGTTGATTCAGCAAATAGCCAATATATATGCTCTGCAAGGGTTTAGCACAGAAATATTAGCTGCCTCCATTCGAAACCCGCTTCATATTGTTAAAGCTGCCGAAGCAGGAGCAGATGTTTGCACTTGCCCACTAAGTTCCATTTTGGGACTATTAAAACATCCATTAACCGATATTGGACTTGAACAATTTTTGGCCGATTATAAAAAATCCGGCAACTAA
- a CDS encoding polyprenol monophosphomannose synthase, whose protein sequence is MVRTVMGLDFDIDILIVDDGSPDGTAQKVVELQKEFGGLHILQRTEKQGLGTAYIHGFKWCLQHKYDYVFEMDCDFSHNPADLKRLHQACVTEPADVAVGSRYVNHLVNVVNWPMGRVLLSYFASMYVRWVTRLKIMDTTAGFVCYRAKVLEKINLDKIKFRGYAFQIEMKFTAVQYGFTVTEVPIIFTDRTAGTSKMSKGIVREALFGVVQLKIQSIFRKYK, encoded by the coding sequence ATGGTGCGAACCGTTATGGGACTTGATTTCGACATCGATATTCTGATTGTGGATGATGGCTCGCCTGATGGCACGGCCCAGAAAGTAGTAGAGCTACAAAAGGAGTTTGGCGGGTTGCATATCTTGCAAAGAACGGAAAAGCAAGGCCTTGGCACAGCCTATATACATGGTTTTAAGTGGTGCTTGCAGCACAAATACGACTATGTTTTTGAGATGGACTGCGATTTTTCGCACAATCCGGCTGATTTAAAAAGATTGCACCAAGCCTGCGTAACTGAGCCTGCCGATGTCGCCGTAGGGTCGAGATATGTAAATCATTTGGTAAATGTGGTAAACTGGCCTATGGGAAGGGTGTTGTTGAGCTATTTTGCTTCCATGTACGTTCGATGGGTAACCCGACTAAAAATAATGGATACCACGGCCGGTTTTGTGTGCTATAGAGCTAAAGTGCTGGAAAAAATAAACCTTGATAAAATAAAATTTCGGGGTTATGCCTTTCAAATTGAAATGAAATTTACCGCTGTTCAATACGGATTTACGGTTACCGAAGTGCCAATAATATTTACCGACCGAACCGCCGGAACCTCAAAAATGAGCAAAGGAATTGTTAGAGAGGCTCTTTTTGGAGTTGTTCAGCTCAAAATTCAAAGCATTTTCAGGAAGTATAAATAG
- a CDS encoding T9SS type A sorting domain-containing protein, which produces MKLISLVCPSVRGGQAYSAGGDIYYARYSQTGTLKYATYIGGSGGEFSIGSTLYNDKLLIAGTTTSDDLATTDVSVLKGTSDVFFYSARNDNTVNTLRYFGGDGQDVSENFEGENGNGYLMMSTFSEDLPTSNNISGQYQNYYFAKVNIDGGLLYGSYFGYQGLQWATADFSVHDGKTYFATVTQQSGLITTDGSSSVSGYNTPFVMVLNAQNNIEFASYYGAGGPTDEDAIWYSKEPFKFYNGNFYFLAYLFEPVLAGGGSILKATNQYNLQDYEQYILSMAVYNSSTYQLKYSGQIPVGGSRSQIAGFYDDKIYIYFMSYSAFHTVPVNFLSYSTVGYSEISIGYSTHATNTVTPSSQTKCKQGLADVLDGNEVTIAAESFPPIYTYSYYSGQDPLYVMYSGIKYQWQEASSPTGPWTDIAVGVLEDYLPSIGNSNAYYRRIAKGVSFASVGDTSNVVSVLVNGFTAPTVDAGGVKRTCPNSAVTIGGSPTATGGATPYTYSWDLGSFLSSTTIANPVATVPVTTVFEVLVTDNNGCKQIDQVVVMAHKANAGPDKGACSGVATLIEAEPVVGYTGVTYSWSPSTGLSATNIAQPMANPASTTTYTLTQVLTKSGGGTCTTTDQVIVTPVSITGGFAGADKVICRGSTTSLGASPQSGFTYTWAPGNYLTSNNASTTTFDAGSFFPSPNPFTYYVTATKAGCTFVDDVVVSVIDANAGVDGCGPRVVGVGDQTPNITETWTWTKISGGGNFSSGAPLNQATSNVTATPSGSTTYQLSASYGGTTCTDQVIVPQCGCVMNIAVSAPHGCPKTAFGDTVWLTASGASILDLNPNNFTYSWSATGGVGLSSTTGRTIYITNGNAGTVTVTASSVLDPGFSCSASLTVNAPAWSLPTFSALQDTICSGTTVSVGQAPVSGYSYLWSGVGLSSTTVSNPTVTPTVTSSYYVRVTDAANGCFVDKSANVAVRDVVADAGPDWYTCQNAIVQLGTPALPNYSYYWLPTSTWQNGTSQTSAQPEVRVSTNISYNVLVTDNVTGCTKRDTVDITVMSTPTIYAGTDKVACKGGAGVQIGLPALHNVTYSWSPSTGLSSSKVAQPIANPNSTTVYTLTATFPGCGATATDQVVVTVSDPSFTMSDIQYCPSSGPVDIGTNAPTGMTSYSWSPAHLVSNPAIRNPSTNVGQPTTFTLTVTNSSGCVASASLLVSPNNPAPIAGEDATICTGDQLTLGSASNTTGTFDWNPKTNLSCGSCAEPVFSTNSAGTYRIVLTQTVTDKFGTCVNSDTVDITVKTFTQPTLTTNYSTCLGNSIEIGYTPTSGVDYYWSPSNIVSDPYSSITTVTTTTSEQLTLVAINPDGCVKEQSTFVAVSPIAAPTITMSDLTLCLSGGTGNFNPSISPSGTYTYLWTPPTGLSNPNIQNPNVSPITSGVTTYELTATNQANGCFGTETANLNVINCTPLPVEIIAFDANWKGQAVEVVWSTASEMNNSHFIVERSIDGGLTYIEIGFVSTEAENGNSNYVIDYSFIDIDAGMMPGNVLCYKLKQVDYDGNWEYVGAKCLNKNSKETLDYVLYPNPADDKLNISFGQNTRQSVQIRIINSIGQEMLNENESMPYTDQVLSIDLSDWPRGIYTVEIMFGNRIEAKKLIVR; this is translated from the coding sequence ATGAAGCTGATTTCGCTGGTTTGCCCGTCAGTACGGGGGGGGCAGGCATATTCCGCTGGTGGGGATATTTACTATGCCCGCTATTCTCAAACAGGAACATTAAAATATGCCACCTACATTGGTGGAAGCGGCGGTGAATTTAGTATAGGAAGTACGTTGTATAATGATAAACTTTTGATTGCCGGAACCACAACAAGCGATGATTTAGCTACGACTGATGTTAGTGTTTTAAAAGGTACTTCTGATGTTTTCTTCTATTCTGCTCGCAACGACAATACTGTAAACACGCTTCGGTATTTTGGCGGCGATGGACAAGATGTGTCAGAAAACTTTGAGGGGGAAAACGGCAATGGGTATTTAATGATGTCCACCTTTTCGGAGGATTTGCCAACCAGCAATAATATTTCAGGTCAATATCAAAATTATTACTTTGCAAAAGTAAATATCGATGGTGGCCTACTTTATGGGTCGTATTTTGGCTATCAAGGTCTTCAGTGGGCTACGGCCGATTTTAGCGTTCATGACGGTAAAACCTATTTTGCAACAGTTACGCAGCAATCAGGGTTAATTACCACGGATGGTTCGTCATCCGTATCTGGTTATAACACCCCTTTTGTAATGGTGTTAAATGCACAAAACAATATTGAATTTGCTTCCTACTATGGGGCAGGTGGACCAACAGATGAAGATGCTATTTGGTATAGCAAAGAGCCTTTTAAATTTTACAACGGAAACTTCTATTTCTTAGCGTATCTTTTTGAACCTGTTTTGGCCGGAGGGGGGTCTATACTAAAAGCCACAAATCAATATAATCTGCAAGATTATGAACAATACATTCTTAGTATGGCGGTGTATAACAGTTCTACATATCAACTTAAATACAGCGGGCAAATACCCGTTGGAGGGTCTCGAAGCCAGATTGCCGGTTTCTATGACGATAAGATATACATATACTTTATGTCATATTCGGCTTTTCACACTGTACCAGTAAACTTTCTTTCATATTCAACCGTCGGTTATTCAGAGATAAGTATTGGTTATTCAACGCATGCCACTAATACGGTTACTCCTTCATCGCAAACTAAATGTAAACAGGGTTTGGCCGATGTATTGGATGGCAATGAGGTAACGATTGCTGCCGAATCATTTCCACCAATATATACTTATTCCTACTACAGCGGGCAAGATCCACTCTATGTAATGTATTCTGGAATAAAATACCAATGGCAAGAAGCATCGAGTCCCACAGGTCCATGGACGGATATAGCCGTAGGAGTGTTGGAAGATTATTTGCCCTCTATTGGCAATAGCAATGCATATTATCGAAGAATTGCCAAAGGCGTTTCCTTTGCTTCAGTCGGAGATACAAGCAACGTAGTTTCGGTATTGGTAAATGGTTTTACGGCACCCACCGTTGATGCGGGCGGAGTAAAACGAACCTGTCCCAATTCGGCTGTAACCATAGGCGGCAGCCCTACAGCCACAGGCGGTGCAACCCCTTATACCTATTCATGGGATTTAGGTTCTTTCTTATCCAGCACCACAATTGCCAATCCGGTGGCTACAGTTCCTGTAACAACGGTTTTTGAGGTATTGGTAACCGATAATAACGGATGTAAACAGATAGACCAGGTGGTGGTAATGGCACACAAAGCCAATGCAGGCCCCGATAAAGGAGCTTGTTCAGGTGTGGCTACTTTGATAGAGGCAGAACCGGTAGTAGGCTATACAGGAGTGACTTATTCTTGGTCTCCATCTACAGGGTTGAGTGCCACAAACATTGCCCAGCCTATGGCCAATCCGGCTTCAACCACTACCTATACTTTAACCCAAGTGTTGACCAAAAGTGGAGGCGGCACGTGTACTACCACAGATCAAGTAATTGTAACACCCGTATCCATCACCGGTGGATTTGCCGGAGCCGACAAGGTTATATGCAGGGGTTCAACCACTTCATTGGGAGCAAGCCCACAGTCAGGATTTACCTACACATGGGCACCGGGCAATTATTTGACCAGCAACAATGCCTCAACCACAACATTCGATGCAGGAAGCTTCTTCCCAAGTCCCAACCCATTTACCTATTATGTCACAGCCACCAAAGCAGGTTGTACGTTTGTAGATGACGTGGTAGTTTCTGTAATTGATGCAAATGCCGGTGTGGATGGTTGTGGGCCAAGAGTGGTAGGAGTAGGAGATCAAACTCCGAATATTACCGAAACTTGGACATGGACAAAAATTTCAGGAGGAGGCAACTTCTCATCAGGTGCTCCTTTAAATCAGGCAACCTCTAATGTAACGGCTACCCCATCGGGCAGCACCACTTACCAGCTTTCAGCATCTTATGGAGGAACTACATGTACCGATCAGGTAATAGTACCACAATGTGGATGTGTAATGAATATTGCAGTGTCCGCCCCTCACGGATGTCCTAAAACAGCATTTGGCGATACCGTATGGTTAACCGCAAGCGGTGCCAGCATTTTGGATTTGAATCCAAATAACTTTACCTATTCATGGTCGGCCACCGGTGGAGTAGGTCTATCATCAACCACAGGAAGAACCATTTATATAACCAATGGCAACGCAGGAACAGTAACGGTAACAGCTTCAAGCGTGTTGGATCCGGGCTTTAGCTGTAGTGCGTCATTGACGGTAAACGCTCCTGCATGGTCATTGCCCACATTTTCGGCATTGCAAGACACTATTTGTTCAGGAACAACGGTTAGCGTAGGTCAGGCACCGGTATCGGGATACAGCTATTTGTGGTCTGGAGTCGGTTTGAGCAGCACAACAGTAAGCAATCCAACCGTTACCCCAACCGTAACTTCATCGTATTATGTACGAGTAACAGACGCTGCAAACGGTTGTTTTGTTGATAAATCGGCGAATGTAGCGGTTCGGGATGTAGTGGCCGACGCAGGACCTGATTGGTACACCTGTCAAAACGCTATTGTACAATTGGGTACACCAGCCTTGCCAAATTATTCATACTATTGGTTGCCTACATCTACTTGGCAAAACGGCACTTCACAAACCAGTGCACAACCCGAAGTAAGAGTAAGTACAAATATTTCGTATAATGTTTTGGTTACCGACAATGTTACAGGATGTACCAAAAGAGATACCGTTGATATTACCGTAATGAGTACACCAACCATTTATGCAGGTACAGACAAAGTTGCCTGTAAAGGTGGGGCTGGGGTTCAAATAGGCCTCCCAGCTTTGCACAATGTAACCTATAGCTGGAGTCCATCTACAGGATTAAGCTCAAGCAAAGTGGCACAACCTATAGCCAACCCCAATTCAACAACGGTGTACACACTAACGGCAACTTTCCCTGGTTGTGGAGCAACAGCAACCGACCAAGTGGTAGTAACCGTAAGCGATCCTTCGTTCACAATGTCTGATATTCAATACTGCCCAAGTTCAGGGCCGGTGGACATTGGTACGAATGCTCCAACAGGCATGACTTCTTATTCATGGTCGCCTGCACATTTGGTTTCCAATCCGGCAATTAGAAACCCCTCCACCAATGTTGGTCAACCCACAACGTTTACACTTACCGTAACAAATTCCAGCGGATGTGTGGCCTCTGCCTCATTGTTGGTATCACCGAATAATCCTGCACCTATTGCTGGAGAAGATGCAACGATATGTACCGGAGATCAGTTAACATTGGGTTCGGCAAGCAACACTACTGGTACATTCGACTGGAATCCTAAAACCAATTTGTCTTGTGGTTCTTGTGCAGAGCCTGTATTTAGTACGAATTCGGCCGGAACATATAGAATAGTGCTCACACAAACGGTAACGGATAAATTTGGTACTTGTGTCAATTCAGATACTGTAGATATTACGGTTAAAACGTTTACACAACCTACTTTGACAACCAATTATTCAACCTGTTTAGGAAATTCTATTGAAATAGGATATACCCCAACAAGTGGTGTTGATTATTATTGGTCTCCGTCAAACATTGTGAGCGACCCTTACAGCTCAATAACAACGGTGACAACAACTACCAGTGAGCAACTTACTTTGGTTGCCATCAACCCTGACGGTTGTGTAAAAGAGCAATCAACTTTTGTAGCGGTAAGCCCAATTGCGGCACCTACCATTACCATGAGTGATTTGACCCTTTGCTTGAGCGGAGGCACAGGTAATTTTAACCCGTCAATTTCGCCAAGTGGAACATATACTTATCTATGGACACCACCCACAGGATTGAGCAATCCAAACATTCAAAATCCGAATGTTTCGCCAATCACCAGCGGTGTGACAACATACGAATTGACTGCAACAAACCAAGCAAATGGTTGCTTTGGAACGGAAACAGCCAATCTGAATGTCATAAATTGTACACCACTACCGGTAGAGATAATAGCTTTTGATGCCAACTGGAAAGGTCAGGCGGTTGAGGTTGTTTGGAGTACAGCGTCTGAGATGAACAACAGCCACTTTATTGTAGAACGCAGTATTGATGGAGGTTTGACCTATATAGAAATAGGCTTTGTATCAACAGAGGCAGAAAACGGAAATTCAAATTATGTAATCGACTACTCCTTTATAGACATAGATGCCGGCATGATGCCCGGAAACGTGCTATGCTATAAGCTGAAACAAGTGGATTACGATGGCAACTGGGAATATGTTGGAGCGAAATGTTTGAACAAAAATTCAAAAGAAACATTGGATTATGTTTTGTATCCAAATCCTGCCGACGACAAATTGAATATATCGTTTGGTCAAAACACCCGTCAATCGGTGCAGATACGCATAATAAATAGCATTGGTCAAGAAATGTTGAACGAAAACGAATCAATGCCATACACAGATCAGGTATTGAGCATTGATTTGTCAGATTGGCCAAGAGGTATTTATACAGTCGAAATCATGTTTGGCAATCGAATAGAAGCTAAAAAATTAATTGTTCGATAG